One Anopheles marshallii chromosome 3, idAnoMarsDA_429_01, whole genome shotgun sequence genomic region harbors:
- the LOC128715230 gene encoding DENN domain-containing protein 2B-like, with the protein MSNRSTKAQTTHDGSNSRVQKITEKFETLITSQQQKQQVSPSPSSPQQVQSVQNWPPNGTGLARNIQQNAEEPAMLRDLEARRGIKRSQAFRRSTSQSSSMNGGHVSASINAQLIHSDSIREALNKPLPAGPPPEKPPRTWGRGLDDNGHGTLDGERMTDSQHYEDVNMLIEVAFQEPGKNLHDSPSGEHISLKQPVSEEHRKRLRRLSRCAELNHYTQQYGTIRVYDAVDKGTSPNATAECITADTKGLIEHYNKLSTVEKCPALPQTLYEYCIVVGYDMMQNKPYVRSRYPRHKQPHKMIEVFVYPDNGALVRNRNQEYCIILTDYPLRLYGFCRRVLPESSEFCIPLTYCLVTKYNEPKVFYKLLEYIESQHGNGRVPELLMEQFYDQKLPLAGDRLALTLPVSFELRSTLREVPVLPFTMTINRPKDLRLEKTELYDIYKCLGSDGLIHVFESLLLEKMVILFSEHLSLLTSCVQGLLLILYPFQWQHILVTVIPEHLQQMLEAPVPMLAGTLQPVPEELWESGNTCYVNLDKRTVRPARKEQFSILPNELKKPLRVSLELVKIFEDSKGLASVLIGGAFVRFFVELFATLDPRTYEKASFLVQFDSPETKMFLDCFLETVMFADFLEHWHTSKQAAKMPAPVGSFDYTLYNSKIAEKSQTKYWHSATFDEVVANSKHIERKGKTFMSKMKGLMKKS; encoded by the exons ATGTCGAACCGATCTACCAAAGCACAAACTACACACGATGGCAGCAATAGCAGGGTGCAGAAAATCACGGAAAAGTTCGAAACGCTCATAACTtcgcagcagcaaaagcaacagGTGTCTCCATCACCTTCTTCGCCTCAGCAGGTTCAATCCGTCCAGAATTGGCCACCGAATGGAACAGGTTTGGCGCGTAATATTCAGCAGAATGCAGAAGAACCCGCCATGCTGCGCGATTTAGAAGCTAGGCGCGGAATCAAACGCTCTCAAGCATTTCGCAGAAGCACTTCACAATCGAGTTCAATGAACGGTGGCCATGTGTCAGCGTCCATCAATGCGCAGCTTATCCATTCGGACAGCATACGGGAAGCACTAAACAAACCGCTCCCGGCAGGGCCTCCACCGGAGAAGCCACCACGAACGTGGGGACGTGGCTTGGATGATAACGGGCATGGAACGCTTGATGGGGAACGGATGACAGATTCGCAACACTACGAAGACGTTAACATGCTGATCGAAGTCGCATTCCAGGAACCGGGCAAGAATCTGCATGATTCACCTTCGGGGGAACACATTTCCCTGAAGCAACCCGTGAGCGAAGAACATCGCAAGCGTTTACGTAGATTGTCCCGATGTGCCGAGCTGAACCATTACACACAGCAGTACGGCACGATCCGTGTGTACGATGCGGTGGACAAGGGCACTTCACCTAACGCCACCGCGGAGTGTATAACGGCCGATACCAAAGGATTGATCGAGCACTACAATAAGTTAAGCACTGTGGAAAAGTGTCCCGCACTACCACAAACACTGTACGAATATTGCATCGTGGTGGGTTACGATatgatgcaaaacaaaccgtacgTTAGGAGCCGATATCCACGCCACAAGCAGCCGCACAAAATGATCGAGGTGTTCGTGTATCCTGATAATGGCGCACTAGTGCGAAACCGCAATCAGGAATACTGCATCATACTAACGGACTATCCGCTACGGTTGTACGGTTTCTGCCGGCGTGTTCTGCCAGAGTCGTCCGAATTCTGCATCCCCCTAACGTATTGCCTCGTAACGAAGTACAATGAGCCAAAAGTATTTTACAAACTGCTGGAATACATCGAAAGCCAGCACGGGAATGGTCGCGTGCCTGAGCTGTTGATGGAACAGTTTTACGATCAGAAACTCCCGTTGGCCGGCGACCGGTTGGCATTGACGCTTCCTGTCAGCTTCGAGCTTCGATCCACGCTGCGCGAGGTACCGGTACTGCCGTTCACCATGACAATAAACCGTCCCAAAGATTTACGCTTAGAGAAAACGGAACTGTACGATATTTACAAGTGCCTCGGATCGGACGGACTGATCCACGTGTTCGAAAGCTTGCTACTCGAAAAAATGGTGATATTATTCAGCGAACATCTCTCGCTGCTGACGTCGTGCGTGCAAGGCTTACTGTTAATACTCTACCCATTCCAATGGCAGCACATACTAGTAACGGTCATACCGGAACATCTGCAACAAATGCTCGAAGCACCCGTACCGATGCTGGCCGGTACATTGCAACCCGTCCCCGAGGAGCTGTGGGAAAGTGGCAATACGTGCTACGTGAATCTGGACAAGCGCACCGTTCGGCCGGCACGAAAGGAACAGTTTTCCATCCTCCCGAACGAGCTAAAGAAACCGCTGCGGGTTTCACTGGAACTCGTAAAAATTTTTGAAGATTCCAAGGGGCTAGCAAGCGTGCTGATTGGCGGTGCGtttgtccgtttttttgtAGAACTTTTCGCTACTCTGGATCCACGCACATACGAG AAAGCGTCGTTTTTGGTGCAGTTTGATAGTCCCGAAACGAAAATGTTTTTGGACTGCTTCTTGGAAACTGTGATGTTTGCCGACTTCCTCGAACACTGGCACACCTCGAAACAGGCAGCTAAAATGCCGGCACCCGTTGGCAGCTTCGATTACACGCTTTACAACTCGAAGATAGCGGAAAAATCGCAAACCAAGTACTGGCATTCGGCCACCTTCGACGAGGTGGTGGCCAATTCCAAACATATCGAGCGGAAGGGAAAAACGTTTATGTCGAAGATGAAGGGATTGATGAAAAAATCATga